Proteins encoded within one genomic window of Cucumis sativus cultivar 9930 chromosome 3, Cucumber_9930_V3, whole genome shotgun sequence:
- the LOC101214368 gene encoding putative pentatricopeptide repeat-containing protein At3g16890, mitochondrial, giving the protein MRGFPSSAFRATPVLRNRPLQAYTPINKHRRQLPSNSIQRTSKQSPFNNLEAPSRGNPSPLTTPLKAPSSIQLSTPPSLADDKHSLSLKPIDRSYISKILLSKDWFLLLNHEFKAKRVVLSPQFVVSILQNQDNPLSAIRFYIWVSNVDPLLVKKQLIQGVLVRNLHREGPDRPVLLSVDLLQQIKESGLKVTEELLCILFGSWGRLGLANYCVEVFGQIGLLGLNPTTRLYNAVMDALIKSNSLDLAYLKFQQMSSHNCVPDRFTYNILIHGVCRLGVVDEALRLMKQMEGLGYFPNVFTYTILIDGFFNAKRAGETFKVLQTMKERNVVPNEATMRSLVHGVFRCIAPDKAFELLLEFVERKQGITQLVCDNILYCLSNNSMASEAVMFLIKTGKEGYVPSSSTFNITLACVLKKLDLKVTCTVFDNCVQSGVKPGFSTYLTLIEALYKAGKMEIGNRYMDRLINDGLISNIYSYNMVIDCLCKGKSMDRASEMFRDLHNRGISPNIVTYNTLIGGFCRNGNMDKAQELLEMLLESRFRPDIFTFNSLIDGLCQAHKHENAFGCFTEMVEWDVPPNVITYNILICSFCAIGDVSRSTHLLRQMKLHGIQPDTFSFNALIQGYTGKNRFQKAEKLFDSMLRLGIQPDNYTYGALIKSLCKSGRHDKAREIFLSMKENGCTPDSYTCSLFSDTLAHS; this is encoded by the coding sequence ATGCGAGGGTTTCCTTCTTCGGCTTTCAGGGCAACGCCTGTTTTAAGAAATCGACCACTACAAGCTTACACTCCGATCAACAAACATCGGAGGCAATTACCATCCAATTCAATTCAACGAACTTCAAAACAAAGCCCCTTTAACAACCTTGAAGCGCCTTCGAGAGGTAATCCTTCCCCACTAACTACTCCGTTAAAGGCTCCCAGTTCGATTCAGCTTTCCACTCCTCCGTCTCTTGCTGATGATAAACATAGTTTGAGTCTTAAACCAATTGATCGTTCATATATTTCCAAGATTCTTTTAAGCAAAGACTGGTTTCTATTGTTAAATCACGAGTTTAAGGCGAAGAGGGTCGTTTTGTCTCCTCAATTTGTTGTTAGCATTTTGCAAAATCAAGACAACCCATTAAGTGCTATTAGGTTTTATATCTGGGTTTCGAATGTCGACCCTTTACTTGTAAAGAAACAACTGATTCAAGGGGTTCTTGTTCGCAACCTTCATCGAGAAGGCCCTGACCGTCCGGTGCTATTATCTGTTGATCTTCTTCAGCAAATTAAAGAGTCTGGTCTTAAAGTGACAGAGGAATTACTCTGTATATTATTTGGCAGTTGGGGTAGATTGGGTTTGGCAAATTACTGTGTAGAGGTATTTGGGCAAATTGGGTTGTTGGGTCTTAATCCCACCACCAGACTGTACAATGCTGTAATGGATGCATTGATCAAGTCCAATTCGTTAGACCTGGcgtatttgaaatttcaacaAATGTCATCCCATAACTGTGTCCCTGATAGGTTCACTTATAACATTCTCATCCATGGCGTTTGTAGGCTTGGGGTGGTGGATGAGGCACTTCGTTTGATGAAACAAATGGAGGGCTTGGGATATTTTCCGAATGTTTTCACATATACAATCTTGATTGATGGATTTTTCAATGCTAAAAGGGCTGGTGAAACATTCAAAGTTTTGCAGACAATGAAGGAGAGGAATGTGGTTCCAAATGAAGCTACTATGAGATCCTTGGTTCATGGAGTTTTTCGTTGTATTGCTCCAGATAAGgcttttgaacttttgttgGAATTTGTTGAGAGGAAGCAGGGCATAACTCAATTGGTTTGTGACAATATTCTTTATTGCCTTTCAAATAATTCTATGGCCAGTGAGGCTGTCATGTTTTTGATTAAAACTGGCAAGGAGGGTTATGTTCCGAGCAGTTCAACCTTCAATATCACCTTGGCGTGTGTATTAAAGAAGCTAGACTTGAAGGTAACATGCACTGTATTTGATAATTGTGTGCAGAGTGGTGTCAAGCCAGGGTTCAGTACATATCTTACGCTTATTGAAGCTTTGTATAAGGCAGGGAAAATGGAGATTGGAAACCGATATATGGATCGGTTAATAAATGATGGTCTTATTTCCaacatatattcatataacatGGTCATTGATTGCCTTTGCAAAGGCAAATCAATGGACAGAGCATCAGAAATGTTTAGGGATCTGCATAATAGAGGCATTTCTCCAAATATTGTTACTTATAATACACTTATCGGTGGGTTTTGCAGAAATGGGAATATGGACAAAGCTCAGGAACTTCTTGAAATGCTATTAGAATCTCGTTTTAGACCAGATATCTTCACATTTAATTCACTAATTGATGGACTCTGTCAAGCACATAAGCATGAGAATGCGTTTGGTTGTTTCACTGAAATGGTTGAGTGGGATGTCCCTCCAAATGTtatcacatataatatattgatatGTTCCTTCTGTGCGATTGGAGATGTTTCTAGATCTACTCATCTCTTGAGACAAATGAAACTGCATGGTATACAACCTGATACTTTCTCCTTCAATGCTCTTATCCAAGGGTACACTGGAAAGAATAGGTTTCAGAAGGCTGAGAAACTCTTTGATTCTATGTTAAGGTTGGGTATACAGCCTGACAATTATACATATGGTGCTCTTATTAAATCATTGTGCAAATCAGGTAGGCATGATAAAGCAAGGGAGATCTTTCTCTCAATGAAGGAGAATGGTTGTACTCCTGACTCTTATACTTGCAGTCTTTTTAGTGACACTCTTGCCCATAGTTAG
- the LOC101209903 gene encoding acetate/butyrate--CoA ligase AAE7, peroxisomal: MAGARDIDDLPKNHANYTALTPLWFIERAALVHPSRLSVVHGSRRYNWRQTYQRCRRLASALSNRSIGAGDTVAIIAPNIPAIYEAHFGVPMAGAVLNCVNIRLNAQTISFLLGHSASAVVMVDQEFFPLAEEALNILAAKGDGHYKPPLLIVIGDENCDPEALKYALSKGAIEYEKFLEIGNPEYAWKPPEDEWQSITLGYTSGTTASPKGVVLSHRGAYVMSLSAGLVWGMNEGAIYLWTLPMFHCNGWCYTWALAALCGTSICLRQVTAKAVYSAIAKHKVTHFCAAPVVLNTIVNAPKEDTILPLPHVVHVMTAGAAPPPSVLYAMSQKGFRITHTYGLSETYGPSTICAWKPEWDSLPPEAQARMNARQGVRYVGLEGLDVVNTQTMQPVPSDGKTVGEIVMRGNAVMKGYLKNPKANKEAFANGWFHSGDLGVKHPDGYIEIKDRSKDIIISGGENISSVEIENTLYQHPAILEVSVVARADERWGESPCAFVTLKSKIDKGDEQRMAEDIMKFCKSKMPAYWVPKSVVFGELPKTATGKVQKHLLRAKAKEMGPVKMSKL, encoded by the exons ATGGCCGGAGCCAGAGACATCGACGATCTACCGAAGAACCACGCCAACTACACCGCCTTGACGCCACTGTGGTTTATTGAGAGAGCCGCCTTGGTTCATCCTTCCAGATTATCGGTCGTCCATGGATCTCGCCGCTACAACTGGCGTCAGACCTACCAACGCTGCCGCCGTTTGGCTTCCGCTCTTTCAAACCGCTCCATCGGCGCCGGAGACACG GTAGCAATAATTGCTCCAAATATTCCAGCTATCTATGAAGCTCATTTTGGAGTTCCCATGGCTGGAGCTGTACTGAATTGTGTTAATATTCGTCTAAATGctcaaacaatttcatttcttctcgGTCACTCAGCATCTGCAGTTGTTATGGTGGATCAAGAGTTTTTCCCTTTAGCAGAGGAAGCTTTGAACATACTAGCTGCAAAGGGTGATGGCCATTACAAGCCTCCACTTCTAATTGTAATTGGCGATGAAAACTGTGATCCGGAAGCACTCAAATATGCTTTATCAAAAGGGGCTATCGAGTACGAGAAATTCTTGGAAATAGGCAATCCTGAGTATGCTTGGAAACCACCAGAGGATGAGTGGCAGAGCATTACTTTAGGCTATACGTCTGGTACAACTGCAAGTCCTAAAGGGGTGGTTTTAAGCCACAGAGGGGCGTATGTCATGTCTTTGAGTGCAGGCCTAGTGTGGGGGATGAATGAAGGAGCTATATATCTTTGGACTCTTCCAATGTTCCATTGCAATGGTTGGTGTTACACATGGGCACTGGCTGCTCTCTGTGGAACAAGTATATGCCTCCGGCAG GTCACAGCTAAGGCAGTTTATTCAGCCATAGCCAAGCATAAAGTAACACATTTTTGTGCTGCTCCTGTGGTTCTTAATACTATTGTTAATGCCCCTAAAGAAGATACTATCCTTCCCCTCCCCCATGTTGTCCATGTCATGACAGCAGGAGCTGCTCCACCTCCTTCGGTATTATATGCAATGTCACAGAAGGGCTTCCGGATTACTCACACTTATGGCCTATCTGAAACTTACGGTCCTTCTACAATATGTGCATGGAAGCCAGAATGGGACTCATTGCCTCCAGAAGCCCAAGCACGAATGAATGCTCGTCAAGGTGTACGGTACGTTGGATTGGAGGGTCTAGACGTTGTGAACACTCAAACAATGCAACCCGTACCGTCTGATGGAAAAACTGTTGGAGAGATAGTAATGCGTGGGAACGCTGTTATGAAAGGCTACTTAAAGAACCCAAAAGCAAACAAAGAGGCATTCGCAAATGGCTGGTTTCACTCTGGTGATCTTGGTGTAAAACATCCAGATGGTTACATAGAAATAAAAGACAGGTCAAAGGATATCATCATTTCTGGAGGTGAAAACATTAGCAGTGTGGAGATAGAGAACACTCTCTACCAACACCCGGCGATACTGGAGGTGTCAGTTGTCGCTAGGGCAGACGAACGGTGGGGAGAATCTCCTTGTGCTTTTGTGACATTGAAGTCGAAGATAGATAAGGGTGATGAGCAGCGAATGGCTGAGGATATTATGAAGTTTTGTAAGTCGAAAATGCCAGCTTACTGGGTCCCAAAATCTGTGGTATTTGGGGAGCTACCGAAAACGGCAACTGGGAAAGTTCAAAAGCATCTGCTGAGGGCGAAGGCTAAGGAGATGGGACCTGTTAAGATGAGCAAGTTGTAA
- the LOC101210152 gene encoding chitinase-like protein 2, whose protein sequence is MESKPFFWLLLLFLLLSAIAVIADDSEVSVKPLVKIVKGKKLCDKGWECKGWSEYCCNHTISDYFQTYQFENLFSKRNSPVAHAAGFWDYRSFITAAALFQPHGFGTTGGKLMGMKEIAAFLGHVGSKTTCGYGVATGGPLAWGLCYNKELSPDKLYCDEYYKLTYPCTPGVSYHGRGALPIYWNYNYGKTGEALNVNLLDHPEYIEDNATLAFQAAIWKWMTPVKKNQPSAHDVFVGKWKPTKNDTLAKRLPGFGTTINILYGDAACGQGEVDSMNNPISHYLHYLDLMGVGREEAGSHEVLSCAEQEPFESSSSSSSSSS, encoded by the exons ATGGAATCCAAGCCCTTCTTTTGGCTTCTGCTTTTGTTTCTGCTTCTGTCCGCCATCGCCGTCATTGCTGACGACTCTGAAGTCTCCGTCAAGCCATTGGTGAAGATTGTGAAAGGGAAGAAGCTTTGTGACAAAGGGTGGGAGTGTAAAGGCTGGTCGGAGTATTGCTGTAATCATACCATTTCTGATTACTTTCAGACCTATCAATTTGAGAATCTCTTCTCCAAGAGGAACTCTCCGGTTGCTCACGCTGCAGGGTTTTGGGATTATCGATCTTTTATTACGGCGGCGGCTTTGTTTCAGCCTCATGGATTTGGTACCACCGGTGGGAAGCTTATGGGGATGAAGGAAATTGCTGCTTTTCTTGGTCATGTTGGCAGCAAAACTACTT GTGGCTATGGAGTGGCGACTGGAGGTCCGTTGGCGTGGGGTTTGTGCTATAACAAGGAGCTCAGTCCTGATAAATTGTACTGTGATGAATATTACAAGCTCACTTATCCCTGTACTCCTGGAGTTTCTTACCATGGCCGTGGTGCCTTGCCTATCTACTG GAACTACAACTATGGAAAAACAGGAGAAGCCTTGAATGTTAATCTATTGGACCATCCAGAGTACATTGAAGACAATGCCACTCTAGCATTTCAGGCCGCAATTTGGAAGTGGATGACCCCAGTGAAGAAGAACCAGCCCTCAGCCCATGATGTGTTTGTAGGCAAATGGAAACCGACAAAGAATGACACACTGGCCAAGCGACTCCCTGGCTTTGGCACTACCATTAACATCCTCTATGGCGATGCTGCGTGTGGTCAGGGTGAAGTTGACTCTATGAACAACCCCATCTCCCATTACTTGCATTACCTTGATCTGATGGGTGTTGGCCGAGAAGAAGCTGGATCCCATGAAGTCCTTAGCTGTGCTGAGCAGGAACCTTTTGAGTCGTCATCTTCCTCGTCCTCGTCATCTTCTTGA
- the LOC101210404 gene encoding uncharacterized protein LOC101210404 isoform X2, protein MEEFNGGYGDSFCSPPHQQEMPTGKKYGGLVPRKKPLISKDNERAFFDSADWALCKQGAPGGYQKTMAMVETLRPKLQRTQRQQLPPRRPACTSRQDNLVPED, encoded by the exons ATGGAAGAGTTCAATGGTGGGTATGGGGACAGTTTCTGTTCACCTCCTCATCAACAG gAAATGCCGACGGGGAAGAAGTACGGAGGGTTGGTGCCAAGGAAGAAGCCCTTGATTTCAAAG GATAACGAAAGAGCATTTTTTGATTCAGCGGACTGGGCCCTATGCAAG CAAGGGGCTCCCGGAGGTTACCAAAAAACAATGGCAATGGTTGAGACTCTCCGACCCAAACTACAG AGAACCCAACGACAACAACTTCCCCCACGTCGACCGGCTTGCACTTCTAGACAAGACAATCTTGTACCG GAAGATTGA
- the LOC101210404 gene encoding uncharacterized protein LOC101210404 isoform X1: MEEFNGGYGDSFCSPPHQQEMPTGKKYGGLVPRKKPLISKDNERAFFDSADWALCKQGAPGGYQKTMAMVETLRPKLQRTQRQQLPPRRPACTSRQDNLVPVNKYYFIY; the protein is encoded by the exons ATGGAAGAGTTCAATGGTGGGTATGGGGACAGTTTCTGTTCACCTCCTCATCAACAG gAAATGCCGACGGGGAAGAAGTACGGAGGGTTGGTGCCAAGGAAGAAGCCCTTGATTTCAAAG GATAACGAAAGAGCATTTTTTGATTCAGCGGACTGGGCCCTATGCAAG CAAGGGGCTCCCGGAGGTTACCAAAAAACAATGGCAATGGTTGAGACTCTCCGACCCAAACTACAG AGAACCCAACGACAACAACTTCCCCCACGTCGACCGGCTTGCACTTCTAGACAAGACAATCTTGTACCGgtaaataaatactattttatttactgA